The following proteins are co-located in the Pan troglodytes isolate AG18354 chromosome 5, NHGRI_mPanTro3-v2.0_pri, whole genome shotgun sequence genome:
- the GTPBP2 gene encoding GTP-binding protein 2 isoform X2, which produces MDSRVSELFGGCCRPGGGPAVGGTLKARGAGSSSGCGGPKGKKKNGRNRGGKANNPPYLPPEAEDGNIEYKLKLVNPSQYRFEHLVTQMKWRLQEGRGEAVYQIGVEDNGLLVGLAEEEMRASLKTLHRMAEKVGADITVLREREVDYDSDMPRKITEVLVRKVPDNQQFLDLRVAVLGNVDSGKSTLLGVLTQGELDNGRGRARLNLFRHLHEIQSGRTSSISFEILGFNSKGEVVNYSDSRTAEEICESSSKMITFIDLAGHHKYLHTTIFGLTSYCPDCALLLVSANTGIAGTTREHLGLALALKVPFFIVVSKIDLCAKTTVERTVRQLERVLKQPGCHKVPMLVTSEDDAVTAAQQFAQSPNVTPIFTLSSVSGESLDLLKVFLNILPPLTNSKEQEELMQQLTEFQVDEIYTVPEVGTVVGGTLSSGICREGDQLVVGPTDDGCFLELRVCSIQRNRSACRVLRAGQAATLALGDFDRALLRKGMVMVSPEMNPTICSVFEAEIVLLFHATTFRRGFQVTVHVGNVRQTAVVEKIHAKDKLRTGEKAVVRFRFLKHPEYLKVGAKLLFREGVTKGIGHVTDVQAITAGEAQANMGF; this is translated from the exons ATGGACTCGCGGGTATCGGAGCTGTTCGGCGGCTGCTGCCGGCCCGGAGGGGGCCCGGCCGTGGGCGGAACCCTCAAGGCTAGGGGGGCCGGCAGCAGCAGCGGCTGCGGGGGGccaaagggaaagaagaagaacGGAAGGAACAGAGGGGGCAAAGCCAACAACCCCCCGTACCTGCCCCCCGAG GCTGAAGATGGAAACATTGAATATAAA TTGAAGCTGGTGAATCCATCCCAGTACCGCTTTGAGCACCTGGTGACACAAATGAAGTGGCGGCTCCAGGAGGGACGTGGTGAGGCCGTCTACCAGATTGGGGTAGAGGACAATGGGCTGCTGGTGGGGCTGGCTGAGGAGGAAATGCGAGCTTCGCTCAAGACCCTGCACCGGATGGCAGAGAA GGTTGGGGCAGACATAACCGTTCTTCGAGAGCGAGAAGTGGATTATGATAGCGACATGCCCCGGAAGATCACCGAGGTGCTAGTACGAAAGGTCCCTGACAACCAACAG TTCCTAGACCTCCGTGTGGCCGTCCTGGGGAATGTGGACTCCGGGAAGTCAACTCTGCTTGGAGTCCTGACCCAGGGAGAGCTGGACAATGGGCGGGGCCGGGCTCGGCTCAACCTTTTCCGCCACCTGCATGAGATTCAGTCTGGCCGAACCTCCAGCATCAGCTTCGAGATCCTGGGCTTTAACAGCAAGGGAGAG GTGGTGAATTACAGCGACTCACGGACAGCAGAAGAGATCTGTGAGAGCAGCTCCAAGATGATCACCTTCATCGACCTGGCAGGCCACCATAAGTACCTACACACCACCATCTTTGGCCTCACATCATACTGCCCCGACTGCGCCCTGCTCCTCGTCAGTGCCAACACTGGGATTG CTGGCACCACAAGGGAACATCTGGGGCTGGCCCTGGCCCTGAAAGTGCCCTTCTTCATCGTGGTCAGCAAGATCGACCTATGTGCCAAGACCACAGTGGAGAGGACAGTACGCCAGCTGGAGCGGGTCCTCAAGCAGCCTGGCTGCCACAAGGTCCCCATGCTGGTCACCTCTGAGGATGATGCCGTCACTGCTGCCCAGCAGTttgctcagtcacccaa TGTCACCCCCATCTTCACATTGTCCAGTGTGTCTGGAGAGAGTCTGGACCTCCTCAAAGTCTTTCTGAATATTCTGCCGCCACTCACCAACAGCAAAGAGCAAGAGGAACTCATGCAGCAGCTGACAGAGTTCCAG GTGGATGAAATCTACACAGTACCAGAGGTGGGGACTGTTGTTGGAGGAACACTTTCCAG TGGGATTTGCCGTGAGGGGGACCAGCTGGTGGTGGGCCCCACGGATGATGGCTGCTTCCTGGAGCTGAGAGTATGCAGCATCCAGCGCAACCGCTCTGCCTGTCGTGTGCTGCGAGCTGGTCAGGCTGCTACATTGGCGCTTGGGGACTTTGACCGTGCACTGCTTCGCAAG GGCATGGTGATGGTGAGCCCGGAGATGAATCCTACCATCTGCTCGGTGTTTGAGGCAGAGATAGTCTTACTCTTCCATGCCACCACCTTCCGACGAGGATTCCAGGTGACAGTACACGTGGGCAACGTACGTCAGACGGCAGTGGTGGAAAAGATCCATGCCAAG GACAAACTGCGGACAGGCGAGAAGGCAGTGGTACGTTTCCGCTTCCTGAAACACCCAGAGTACCTGAAGGTGGGCGCCAAACTGCTGTTCCGGGAGGGTGTCACCAAGGGCATCGGCCATGTCACTGATGTACAAGCCATTACAGCAGGAGAAGCCCAGGCCAACATGGGCTTCTGA
- the GTPBP2 gene encoding GTP-binding protein 2 isoform X4 yields the protein MKWRLQEGRGEAVYQIGVEDNGLLVGLAEEEMRASLKTLHRMAEKVGADITVLREREVDYDSDMPRKITEVLVRKVPDNQQFLDLRVAVLGNVDSGKSTLLGVLTQGELDNGRGRARLNLFRHLHEIQSGRTSSISFEILGFNSKGEVVNYSDSRTAEEICESSSKMITFIDLAGHHKYLHTTIFGLTSYCPDCALLLVSANTGIAGTTREHLGLALALKVPFFIVVSKIDLCAKTTVERTVRQLERVLKQPGCHKVPMLVTSEDDAVTAAQQFAQSPNVTPIFTLSSVSGESLDLLKVFLNILPPLTNSKEQEELMQQLTEFQVDEIYTVPEVGTVVGGTLSSGICREGDQLVVGPTDDGCFLELRVCSIQRNRSACRVLRAGQAATLALGDFDRALLRKGMVMVSPEMNPTICSVFEAEIVLLFHATTFRRGFQVTVHVGNVRQTAVVEKIHAKDKLRTGEKAVVRFRFLKHPEYLKVGAKLLFREGVTKGIGHVTDVQAITAGEAQANMGF from the exons ATGAAGTGGCGGCTCCAGGAGGGACGTGGTGAGGCCGTCTACCAGATTGGGGTAGAGGACAATGGGCTGCTGGTGGGGCTGGCTGAGGAGGAAATGCGAGCTTCGCTCAAGACCCTGCACCGGATGGCAGAGAA GGTTGGGGCAGACATAACCGTTCTTCGAGAGCGAGAAGTGGATTATGATAGCGACATGCCCCGGAAGATCACCGAGGTGCTAGTACGAAAGGTCCCTGACAACCAACAG TTCCTAGACCTCCGTGTGGCCGTCCTGGGGAATGTGGACTCCGGGAAGTCAACTCTGCTTGGAGTCCTGACCCAGGGAGAGCTGGACAATGGGCGGGGCCGGGCTCGGCTCAACCTTTTCCGCCACCTGCATGAGATTCAGTCTGGCCGAACCTCCAGCATCAGCTTCGAGATCCTGGGCTTTAACAGCAAGGGAGAG GTGGTGAATTACAGCGACTCACGGACAGCAGAAGAGATCTGTGAGAGCAGCTCCAAGATGATCACCTTCATCGACCTGGCAGGCCACCATAAGTACCTACACACCACCATCTTTGGCCTCACATCATACTGCCCCGACTGCGCCCTGCTCCTCGTCAGTGCCAACACTGGGATTG CTGGCACCACAAGGGAACATCTGGGGCTGGCCCTGGCCCTGAAAGTGCCCTTCTTCATCGTGGTCAGCAAGATCGACCTATGTGCCAAGACCACAGTGGAGAGGACAGTACGCCAGCTGGAGCGGGTCCTCAAGCAGCCTGGCTGCCACAAGGTCCCCATGCTGGTCACCTCTGAGGATGATGCCGTCACTGCTGCCCAGCAGTttgctcagtcacccaa TGTCACCCCCATCTTCACATTGTCCAGTGTGTCTGGAGAGAGTCTGGACCTCCTCAAAGTCTTTCTGAATATTCTGCCGCCACTCACCAACAGCAAAGAGCAAGAGGAACTCATGCAGCAGCTGACAGAGTTCCAG GTGGATGAAATCTACACAGTACCAGAGGTGGGGACTGTTGTTGGAGGAACACTTTCCAG TGGGATTTGCCGTGAGGGGGACCAGCTGGTGGTGGGCCCCACGGATGATGGCTGCTTCCTGGAGCTGAGAGTATGCAGCATCCAGCGCAACCGCTCTGCCTGTCGTGTGCTGCGAGCTGGTCAGGCTGCTACATTGGCGCTTGGGGACTTTGACCGTGCACTGCTTCGCAAG GGCATGGTGATGGTGAGCCCGGAGATGAATCCTACCATCTGCTCGGTGTTTGAGGCAGAGATAGTCTTACTCTTCCATGCCACCACCTTCCGACGAGGATTCCAGGTGACAGTACACGTGGGCAACGTACGTCAGACGGCAGTGGTGGAAAAGATCCATGCCAAG GACAAACTGCGGACAGGCGAGAAGGCAGTGGTACGTTTCCGCTTCCTGAAACACCCAGAGTACCTGAAGGTGGGCGCCAAACTGCTGTTCCGGGAGGGTGTCACCAAGGGCATCGGCCATGTCACTGATGTACAAGCCATTACAGCAGGAGAAGCCCAGGCCAACATGGGCTTCTGA
- the GTPBP2 gene encoding GTP-binding protein 2 isoform X1, with product MFHTDTHTVLGKRAAEDGNIEYKLKLVNPSQYRFEHLVTQMKWRLQEGRGEAVYQIGVEDNGLLVGLAEEEMRASLKTLHRMAEKVGADITVLREREVDYDSDMPRKITEVLVRKVPDNQQFLDLRVAVLGNVDSGKSTLLGVLTQGELDNGRGRARLNLFRHLHEIQSGRTSSISFEILGFNSKGEVVNYSDSRTAEEICESSSKMITFIDLAGHHKYLHTTIFGLTSYCPDCALLLVSANTGIAGTTREHLGLALALKVPFFIVVSKIDLCAKTTVERTVRQLERVLKQPGCHKVPMLVTSEDDAVTAAQQFAQSPNVTPIFTLSSVSGESLDLLKVFLNILPPLTNSKEQEELMQQLTEFQVDEIYTVPEVGTVVGGTLSSGICREGDQLVVGPTDDGCFLELRVCSIQRNRSACRVLRAGQAATLALGDFDRALLRKGMVMVSPEMNPTICSVFEAEIVLLFHATTFRRGFQVTVHVGNVRQTAVVEKIHAKDKLRTGEKAVVRFRFLKHPEYLKVGAKLLFREGVTKGIGHVTDVQAITAGEAQANMGF from the exons ATGTtccacacggacacacacacagtACTCGGGAAAAGAGCA GCTGAAGATGGAAACATTGAATATAAA TTGAAGCTGGTGAATCCATCCCAGTACCGCTTTGAGCACCTGGTGACACAAATGAAGTGGCGGCTCCAGGAGGGACGTGGTGAGGCCGTCTACCAGATTGGGGTAGAGGACAATGGGCTGCTGGTGGGGCTGGCTGAGGAGGAAATGCGAGCTTCGCTCAAGACCCTGCACCGGATGGCAGAGAA GGTTGGGGCAGACATAACCGTTCTTCGAGAGCGAGAAGTGGATTATGATAGCGACATGCCCCGGAAGATCACCGAGGTGCTAGTACGAAAGGTCCCTGACAACCAACAG TTCCTAGACCTCCGTGTGGCCGTCCTGGGGAATGTGGACTCCGGGAAGTCAACTCTGCTTGGAGTCCTGACCCAGGGAGAGCTGGACAATGGGCGGGGCCGGGCTCGGCTCAACCTTTTCCGCCACCTGCATGAGATTCAGTCTGGCCGAACCTCCAGCATCAGCTTCGAGATCCTGGGCTTTAACAGCAAGGGAGAG GTGGTGAATTACAGCGACTCACGGACAGCAGAAGAGATCTGTGAGAGCAGCTCCAAGATGATCACCTTCATCGACCTGGCAGGCCACCATAAGTACCTACACACCACCATCTTTGGCCTCACATCATACTGCCCCGACTGCGCCCTGCTCCTCGTCAGTGCCAACACTGGGATTG CTGGCACCACAAGGGAACATCTGGGGCTGGCCCTGGCCCTGAAAGTGCCCTTCTTCATCGTGGTCAGCAAGATCGACCTATGTGCCAAGACCACAGTGGAGAGGACAGTACGCCAGCTGGAGCGGGTCCTCAAGCAGCCTGGCTGCCACAAGGTCCCCATGCTGGTCACCTCTGAGGATGATGCCGTCACTGCTGCCCAGCAGTttgctcagtcacccaa TGTCACCCCCATCTTCACATTGTCCAGTGTGTCTGGAGAGAGTCTGGACCTCCTCAAAGTCTTTCTGAATATTCTGCCGCCACTCACCAACAGCAAAGAGCAAGAGGAACTCATGCAGCAGCTGACAGAGTTCCAG GTGGATGAAATCTACACAGTACCAGAGGTGGGGACTGTTGTTGGAGGAACACTTTCCAG TGGGATTTGCCGTGAGGGGGACCAGCTGGTGGTGGGCCCCACGGATGATGGCTGCTTCCTGGAGCTGAGAGTATGCAGCATCCAGCGCAACCGCTCTGCCTGTCGTGTGCTGCGAGCTGGTCAGGCTGCTACATTGGCGCTTGGGGACTTTGACCGTGCACTGCTTCGCAAG GGCATGGTGATGGTGAGCCCGGAGATGAATCCTACCATCTGCTCGGTGTTTGAGGCAGAGATAGTCTTACTCTTCCATGCCACCACCTTCCGACGAGGATTCCAGGTGACAGTACACGTGGGCAACGTACGTCAGACGGCAGTGGTGGAAAAGATCCATGCCAAG GACAAACTGCGGACAGGCGAGAAGGCAGTGGTACGTTTCCGCTTCCTGAAACACCCAGAGTACCTGAAGGTGGGCGCCAAACTGCTGTTCCGGGAGGGTGTCACCAAGGGCATCGGCCATGTCACTGATGTACAAGCCATTACAGCAGGAGAAGCCCAGGCCAACATGGGCTTCTGA
- the MAD2L1BP gene encoding MAD2L1-binding protein (The RefSeq protein has 1 substitution, 1 frameshift compared to this genomic sequence), which translates to MARVPLGRSLTLSPRLEHNGMTSAHHNFRLPGSRDSPASASQVAEIIGGEPLEHGARAWLVLRCLQHLGQGPGTKYVHDLEWFEKSEETHASQIELLETSSMQEPLNASEAFCPRDCMVPVVFPGPVSQEGCCQFTCELLKHIMYQRQQLPLPYEQLKHFYRKPSPQAEEMLKKKPRATTEVSSRKCQQALAELESVLSHLEDFFARTLVPRVLILLGGNALSPKEFYELDLSLLAPYSVDQSLSTAACLRRLFRAIFMADAFSELQAPPLMGTVVMAQGHRNCGEDWFRPKLNYRVPSRGHKLTVTLSCGRPSIRTTAWEDYIWFQAPVTLKGFRE; encoded by the exons ATGGCCCGCGTGCCGCTGGG gcggagtctcactctgtcacccaggctggagcacaatggcatgacctcagctcaccacaatttccgcctcccaggttcaagggattctcctgcctcagcctcccaagtagctgagattatag GCGGTGAACCCCTTGAGCACGGGGCCCGCGCCTGGCTTGTTCTCCGCTGTCTCCAGCACCTAGGACAG CCTGGCACGAAGTAGGTGCACG ATTTGGAGTGGTTTGAGAAGTCCGAAGAAACTCACGCCTCCCAGATAGAACTACTTGAGACAAGCTCTATGCAGGAACCTCTCAACGCTTCGGAGGCCTTTTGCCCAAGAGACTGCATGGTACCAGTGGTGTTTCCTGGGCCTGTGAGCCAGGAAGGCTGCTGTCAGTTTACTTGTGAACTTCTAAAGCATATCATGTACCAACGCCAGCAGCTCCCTCTGCCCTATGAACAGCTTAAGCACTTTTACCGAAAACCTTCTCCCCAG GCAGAGGAGATGCTGAAGAAGAAACCTCGGGCCACCACTGAGGTGAGCAGCAGGAAATGCCAACAAGCCCTGGCAGAACTGGAGAGTGTCCTCAGCCACCTGGAGGACTTCTTTGCACGGACACTAGTACCGCGAGTGCTGATTCTCCTTGGGGGCAATGCCCTAAGCCCCAAGGAGTTCTATGAACTCGACTTGTCTCTGCTGGCCCCCTACAGTGTGGACCAGAGCCTGAGCACAGCAGCTTGTTTGCGCCGTCTCTTCCGAGCCATATTCATGGCTGATGCCTTTAGCGAGCTTCAGGCTCCTCCACTCATGGGCACCGTCGTCATGGCACAGGGACACCGCAACTGTGGAGAAGATTGGTTTCGACCCAAGCTCAACTATCGAGTGCCCAGCCGGGGCCATAAACTGACTGTGACCCTGTCATGTGGCAGACCTTCCATCCGAACCACGGCTTGGGAGGACTACATTTGGTTCCAGGCACCAGTGACACTTAAAGGCTTCCGCGAGTGA
- the GTPBP2 gene encoding GTP-binding protein 2 isoform X3 → MDSTKSEPLKGSPEAEDGNIEYKLKLVNPSQYRFEHLVTQMKWRLQEGRGEAVYQIGVEDNGLLVGLAEEEMRASLKTLHRMAEKVGADITVLREREVDYDSDMPRKITEVLVRKVPDNQQFLDLRVAVLGNVDSGKSTLLGVLTQGELDNGRGRARLNLFRHLHEIQSGRTSSISFEILGFNSKGEVVNYSDSRTAEEICESSSKMITFIDLAGHHKYLHTTIFGLTSYCPDCALLLVSANTGIAGTTREHLGLALALKVPFFIVVSKIDLCAKTTVERTVRQLERVLKQPGCHKVPMLVTSEDDAVTAAQQFAQSPNVTPIFTLSSVSGESLDLLKVFLNILPPLTNSKEQEELMQQLTEFQVDEIYTVPEVGTVVGGTLSSGICREGDQLVVGPTDDGCFLELRVCSIQRNRSACRVLRAGQAATLALGDFDRALLRKGMVMVSPEMNPTICSVFEAEIVLLFHATTFRRGFQVTVHVGNVRQTAVVEKIHAKDKLRTGEKAVVRFRFLKHPEYLKVGAKLLFREGVTKGIGHVTDVQAITAGEAQANMGF, encoded by the exons ATGGACTCTACCAAGTCTGAACCCCTGAAGGGATCACCAGAG GCTGAAGATGGAAACATTGAATATAAA TTGAAGCTGGTGAATCCATCCCAGTACCGCTTTGAGCACCTGGTGACACAAATGAAGTGGCGGCTCCAGGAGGGACGTGGTGAGGCCGTCTACCAGATTGGGGTAGAGGACAATGGGCTGCTGGTGGGGCTGGCTGAGGAGGAAATGCGAGCTTCGCTCAAGACCCTGCACCGGATGGCAGAGAA GGTTGGGGCAGACATAACCGTTCTTCGAGAGCGAGAAGTGGATTATGATAGCGACATGCCCCGGAAGATCACCGAGGTGCTAGTACGAAAGGTCCCTGACAACCAACAG TTCCTAGACCTCCGTGTGGCCGTCCTGGGGAATGTGGACTCCGGGAAGTCAACTCTGCTTGGAGTCCTGACCCAGGGAGAGCTGGACAATGGGCGGGGCCGGGCTCGGCTCAACCTTTTCCGCCACCTGCATGAGATTCAGTCTGGCCGAACCTCCAGCATCAGCTTCGAGATCCTGGGCTTTAACAGCAAGGGAGAG GTGGTGAATTACAGCGACTCACGGACAGCAGAAGAGATCTGTGAGAGCAGCTCCAAGATGATCACCTTCATCGACCTGGCAGGCCACCATAAGTACCTACACACCACCATCTTTGGCCTCACATCATACTGCCCCGACTGCGCCCTGCTCCTCGTCAGTGCCAACACTGGGATTG CTGGCACCACAAGGGAACATCTGGGGCTGGCCCTGGCCCTGAAAGTGCCCTTCTTCATCGTGGTCAGCAAGATCGACCTATGTGCCAAGACCACAGTGGAGAGGACAGTACGCCAGCTGGAGCGGGTCCTCAAGCAGCCTGGCTGCCACAAGGTCCCCATGCTGGTCACCTCTGAGGATGATGCCGTCACTGCTGCCCAGCAGTttgctcagtcacccaa TGTCACCCCCATCTTCACATTGTCCAGTGTGTCTGGAGAGAGTCTGGACCTCCTCAAAGTCTTTCTGAATATTCTGCCGCCACTCACCAACAGCAAAGAGCAAGAGGAACTCATGCAGCAGCTGACAGAGTTCCAG GTGGATGAAATCTACACAGTACCAGAGGTGGGGACTGTTGTTGGAGGAACACTTTCCAG TGGGATTTGCCGTGAGGGGGACCAGCTGGTGGTGGGCCCCACGGATGATGGCTGCTTCCTGGAGCTGAGAGTATGCAGCATCCAGCGCAACCGCTCTGCCTGTCGTGTGCTGCGAGCTGGTCAGGCTGCTACATTGGCGCTTGGGGACTTTGACCGTGCACTGCTTCGCAAG GGCATGGTGATGGTGAGCCCGGAGATGAATCCTACCATCTGCTCGGTGTTTGAGGCAGAGATAGTCTTACTCTTCCATGCCACCACCTTCCGACGAGGATTCCAGGTGACAGTACACGTGGGCAACGTACGTCAGACGGCAGTGGTGGAAAAGATCCATGCCAAG GACAAACTGCGGACAGGCGAGAAGGCAGTGGTACGTTTCCGCTTCCTGAAACACCCAGAGTACCTGAAGGTGGGCGCCAAACTGCTGTTCCGGGAGGGTGTCACCAAGGGCATCGGCCATGTCACTGATGTACAAGCCATTACAGCAGGAGAAGCCCAGGCCAACATGGGCTTCTGA